From one Liolophura sinensis isolate JHLJ2023 chromosome 10, CUHK_Ljap_v2, whole genome shotgun sequence genomic stretch:
- the LOC135476357 gene encoding uncharacterized protein LOC135476357, with product MMLSKLLCNSHMTVMYGDDDGGVDDNDGDIDDNDGGGDAAATDDDDDHDEDDGGGDGVEDDGIPNPTQPLGIPNPTPTSRYPQSHPNLSVSPTPPQPLGIPNPIPTSRYPTPTPTSLYPQPPPQPLGIPPPPQPLGIPNPTPTSRYPQSHPNLSVSPAPTPTSRYPQPHPNLSVSPAPTPTSRYRQPPPQPLGIPPPPQPLGIPSPHPNLSVSPTPPQALGIPSPHLNLLVSHPHPNLSVSPAPTPTSLYPQPHPKLSVYPAPPQPLGIPSPHPNLSVSPTPPQPLGIPSPHSKLSVSPAPTPTSRYPQPHPNLSVSPIPPQALGIPSPHPNLSVSPAPTPTSRYPQPQSCYEQ from the coding sequence ATGATGCTGTCTAAACTTCTCTGCAACAGCCACATGACGGTCATGTATGGCGATGATGATGGTGGTGTTGATGATAATGATGGTGATATTGATGATAatgatggtggtggtgatgcTGCTGctactgatgatgatgatgatcatgaCGAAGAcgatggtggtggtgatggtgttGAGGATGATGGTATCCCCAATCCCACCCAACCTCTCGGTATCCCCAATCCCACCCCAACCTCTCGGTATCCCCAATCCCACCCCAACCTCTCGGTatccccaaccccaccccaaccTCTCGGTATCCCCAACCCCATCCCAACCTCTCGGTATCCCACCCCCACGCCAACCTCTCTGTATCCCCAGCCCCCACCCCAACCTCTCGGtatcccacccccaccccaacctcTCGGTatccccaaccccaccccaaccTCTCGGTATCCCCAGTCCCACCCCAACCTCTCTGTATCCCCAGCCCCCACCCCAACCTCTCGGTatccccaaccccaccccaaccTCTCGGTATCGCCAGCCCCCACCCCAACCTCTCGGTATCGCCAGCCCCCACCTCAACCTCTTGGtatcccacccccaccccaacctcTCGGTATCCCCAGCCCCCACCCCAACCTCTCGGTatccccaaccccaccccaagCTCTCGGTATCCCCAGCCCCCACCTCAACCTCTTGGtatcccacccccaccccaacctcTCGGTATCCCCAGCCCCCACCCCAACCTCTCTGTatccccaaccccaccccaagCTCTCGGTATACCCAGCCCCACCCCAACCTCTCGGTATCCCCAGCCCCCACCCCAACCTCTCTGTatccccaaccccaccccaaccTCTCGGTATCCCCAGCCCCCACTCCAAGCTCTCGGTATCCCCAGCCCCCACCCCAACCTCTCGGTATCCCCAGCCCCACCCCAACCTCTCAGTATCCCCAATCCCACCCCAAGCTCTCGGTATCCCCAGCCCCCACCCCAACCTCTCGGTATCCCCAGCCCCCACCCCAACCTCTCGGTATCCCCAGCCCCAAAGCTGTTACGAACAGTGA
- the LOC135476731 gene encoding transmembrane protein 17-like — translation MDVTLRRAVTSVTDRVFPVSKASQDPQKHHILRSGNDYVTNLPLQMSLYFNTCFAPFWIITSIVLFEAKFDTLPILYKIILTAIYVIYSILEVIRLYLGYLGNLTERVPELAGCWLLTLLIQLPLILFLLLNEDTNILPLERAVHIVELLFVLFEAFTGYFAIRIMVNYQVTRFHLQQFSDLEQLPEHYTHVQDVHYR, via the exons ATGGACGTAACTTTGAGGCGCGCTGTCACATCTGTGACCGATCGAGTGTTTCCTGTGTCCAAAGCTTCTCAGGATCCGCAAAAACATCACATTCTAAGATCCG GAAATGACTATGTCACAAATTTGCCCCTGCAGATGTCTCTCTACTTCAACACATGTTTCGCCCCATTTTGGATCATCACAAGCATTGTACTATTTGAAGCCAAG TTTGACACTCTGCCCATCCTGTATAAAATCATCCTCACAGCCATCTACGTCATCTACTCCATCCTTGAAGTCATCAGACTCTATTTGGGTTACTTAGGAAACCTGACAGAAAGG GTCCCGGAGTTAGCCGGCTGCTGGCTTCTCACACTCCTCATCCAGCTCCCACTTatcctcttcctcctcctcaATGAGGATACGAACATCCTCCCCTTGGAACGGGCTGTTCACATTGTGGAGCTTCTGTTCGTCCTCTTTGAGGCGTTCACAGGTTACTTCGCCATCCGCATCATGGTGAACTATCAGGTCACAAGATTTCACCTGCAGCAGTTCAGTGACCTTGAACAGTTGCCTGAGCACTACACACATGTGCAGGACGTTCATTACAGGTGA